The following proteins are co-located in the Echinicola sp. 20G genome:
- a CDS encoding rhamnogalacturonan acetylesterase: MKKILLVICSLLVVFVGITSFQEKEKEITIFLIGDSTLANKPYSGSNPEKGWGQVFGLYFKDGVKVENHALNGRSTKSFRDEGHWDKVFQSIQPGDYVFIEFGHNDQKEKSPDRYAAPDTDYRNNLIRYIQETYQKGGKPILATPITRRSFDENGILQDTHGRYSEVVREVAEEYSLPLFDMHKKTIEVLEQFGVEKSKELFLHYRPGDYVKFPEGRSDDTHLSPTGAFKCCDLAVEELKREIPELVIFLKE, translated from the coding sequence ATGAAGAAAATATTATTAGTAATTTGTTCATTATTAGTAGTCTTTGTGGGAATCACCTCTTTTCAGGAGAAGGAAAAAGAGATTACTATTTTTTTGATAGGTGACTCTACGTTGGCCAACAAGCCATATTCTGGGAGCAATCCTGAAAAAGGCTGGGGGCAGGTGTTTGGGCTGTATTTTAAGGATGGTGTAAAAGTTGAAAATCATGCGTTAAATGGACGCAGCACTAAGAGTTTTAGGGATGAAGGGCACTGGGACAAAGTTTTCCAAAGTATCCAACCGGGAGACTATGTCTTCATAGAGTTTGGTCATAATGATCAAAAGGAAAAATCTCCGGATCGATATGCTGCTCCCGATACGGATTATAGAAATAATCTGATCAGGTATATCCAAGAAACTTATCAAAAAGGAGGCAAACCAATTTTGGCCACTCCAATTACCAGGAGAAGTTTTGATGAAAATGGAATATTACAAGATACCCATGGCCGGTATTCGGAAGTAGTGCGAGAGGTTGCGGAAGAGTACAGCCTGCCTCTTTTCGATATGCACAAAAAAACCATTGAAGTATTGGAGCAGTTTGGGGTGGAGAAATCGAAAGAATTGTTTTTGCATTACAGGCCGGGGGATTATGTTAAATTTCCAGAAGGAAGATCGGATGATACCCACCTTTCTCCAACAGGCGCATTCAAGTGTTGTGACCTTGCTGTGGAAGAACTAAAAAGGGAAATTCCAGAGCTGGTTATTTTCTTAAAAGAATAA
- a CDS encoding pectinesterase family protein, producing MKILFKVCLLIGVFCTHLVNAQDFDITVAKDGSGDFKNIQEAFNSIPDFRKNITRIYLKPGTYKEKLTLAATKTKVHLIADNAAETIVTYDDFASKKNSYGEELGTTGSSSFFVFGDEFYAKNITFENSSGPVGQAVAVRVDGDKVIFENCRFLGFQDTLYPHGEGSRQYYKNCYVEGTTDFIFGWSTAVFEDCEIYSKEGGQYITAASTDKKTLHGFVFINCKLTGDAPENSVYLGRPWREYAQTVFIKSELGAHIKAEGWHNWDKPEAEENCFYAEYRSTGPGAAPEERVLWSWQLTPDIGEAYTTQNILKGDDDWDPTKILE from the coding sequence ATGAAGATTTTATTTAAAGTATGTTTACTGATAGGTGTGTTTTGCACCCATTTAGTAAATGCTCAGGATTTTGACATTACGGTAGCCAAAGATGGCTCTGGAGATTTCAAAAACATTCAAGAAGCTTTCAACAGCATTCCCGATTTTAGAAAGAATATCACTCGGATTTACCTGAAGCCAGGAACCTACAAGGAGAAGTTGACCTTGGCCGCCACCAAAACCAAAGTCCACCTAATTGCTGATAATGCAGCAGAGACAATTGTTACATATGATGATTTTGCCTCCAAGAAAAACAGCTATGGCGAAGAATTGGGAACAACAGGTTCTTCCAGTTTTTTTGTTTTTGGGGATGAATTTTATGCCAAGAACATCACTTTTGAAAATTCTTCAGGTCCTGTGGGACAAGCTGTAGCGGTCAGGGTCGATGGTGATAAGGTGATTTTTGAGAATTGCCGGTTTTTAGGCTTCCAAGATACTTTGTATCCCCATGGAGAAGGTAGTAGGCAATATTACAAAAACTGCTATGTGGAAGGAACAACGGATTTTATCTTCGGCTGGTCCACAGCAGTTTTTGAGGATTGTGAGATTTATTCCAAAGAAGGTGGGCAATACATAACAGCTGCTTCCACAGATAAGAAAACATTGCACGGTTTTGTGTTTATCAATTGTAAACTGACTGGTGATGCGCCAGAAAACAGTGTCTACCTTGGAAGGCCATGGAGGGAATATGCTCAGACTGTTTTTATAAAAAGTGAACTAGGAGCACATATTAAAGCAGAAGGATGGCACAATTGGGATAAACCGGAGGCTGAAGAAAACTGCTTTTATGCCGAGTACAGGTCTACAGGTCCAGGTGCCGCTCCAGAAGAAAGGGTACTGTGGTCATGGCAGCTTACTCCTGATATCGGTGAAGCATACACCACACAAAACATTTTGAAAGGAGACGATGATTGGGATCCTACCAAAATACTAGAGTAA
- a CDS encoding glycoside hydrolase family 105 protein — protein MYLIQIADVSKKIFPALLLIVALISCQSKSTNESSDETENTEQNAFTKEYSTWMADSEIKRNPEGWTLDFNEKPKWEYTHGLIMTAMEQVYDKTGEERYLDYILHFADFMINDQGEIKTYKKSDFNIDRVNGGKFLIGLYEETGKEKYKLAVEELRDQMRNHPRTSEGGFWHKKVYPHQMWLDGLYMGSPFLARYAAEFDESALFDDVTNQIYLMDKYGYSEETGLYHHAWDESKEQKWADPATGLSKNYWGRSIGWFSMAVVDVLDYLPESHPKRGMVIEVAKRLAAGIVKYQDQTGVWYQVVDQGEREGNYLESSCSSMFTYFLLKATSKGYIDRKYEEAGLKAYHGMIKEFIREDQDGGISITNVCGVAGLGGNPYRDGSYEYYINEPIRVNDPKGVGPFILASLQYELIK, from the coding sequence ATGTATTTAATTCAAATCGCTGATGTTTCGAAAAAAATATTCCCTGCATTATTGTTGATAGTGGCATTAATTTCTTGTCAGTCAAAATCTACCAATGAAAGTAGTGATGAAACTGAAAACACAGAGCAAAATGCTTTTACGAAAGAGTACTCAACTTGGATGGCCGATTCAGAAATCAAACGAAACCCGGAAGGTTGGACATTGGATTTCAATGAAAAGCCAAAATGGGAATATACCCATGGCCTGATCATGACTGCGATGGAGCAGGTCTATGACAAAACCGGAGAAGAACGGTATTTGGATTATATATTGCACTTTGCGGATTTTATGATCAATGACCAAGGAGAAATAAAGACTTATAAGAAGTCTGATTTTAATATAGACAGAGTAAATGGTGGTAAGTTTTTGATCGGTCTTTACGAAGAAACAGGGAAAGAGAAATATAAATTGGCCGTTGAAGAATTGCGAGATCAGATGAGAAATCACCCGAGAACTTCAGAGGGTGGGTTTTGGCATAAAAAAGTCTATCCTCATCAAATGTGGTTGGATGGATTGTATATGGGGTCGCCATTTTTGGCGAGGTATGCTGCTGAATTTGATGAATCAGCGCTTTTTGATGATGTTACCAATCAAATTTATCTAATGGATAAATATGGTTACAGCGAAGAGACAGGCCTTTACCACCATGCTTGGGATGAGAGTAAAGAGCAAAAATGGGCAGATCCAGCTACAGGTCTATCCAAAAACTATTGGGGTAGAAGTATAGGCTGGTTTAGTATGGCGGTGGTAGATGTTTTAGATTATTTACCTGAAAGTCATCCGAAAAGAGGTATGGTAATTGAGGTGGCTAAAAGATTAGCTGCTGGAATTGTAAAGTACCAAGATCAAACTGGTGTTTGGTATCAGGTAGTAGACCAGGGTGAACGTGAAGGAAACTATCTAGAATCCTCTTGCTCAAGTATGTTTACCTATTTTCTGCTTAAAGCAACCTCCAAAGGCTATATTGATAGAAAATATGAGGAGGCTGGATTGAAAGCATATCATGGTATGATTAAAGAGTTTATTCGAGAAGATCAAGATGGAGGGATAAGCATCACCAACGTATGTGGAGTGGCTGGATTAGGAGGAAATCCATACCGGGACGGTTCATATGAATATTACATTAATGAACCGATTAGAGTCAATGATCCAAAAGGAGTTGGCCCATTTATTCTAGCTTCTTTGCAGTATGAACTGATCAAATAA
- a CDS encoding glycoside hydrolase family 28 protein, with protein MKNTFYIPLILITLVVNVFQVNAQKIAGIDPALYEGVEFDMPKVRLPSFPDKTVNIMDFGAKGNGMFKNTEAFKQAIEQLSQEGGGKIIVPRGIWLTGPITLKSHINLHLEEGALILFSRDFDDYALIKTSFEGLNTVRCESPINAEGAENIAITGSGVIDGNGDAWRPVKKGKMTDSQWKALNKSGGVLSEDGKIWFPSESSKKGYMSSTNFNVPDLISQDELNSVKDFLRPVMVSLVKCKQVLLDGPTFQNSPAWNIHPLMCEDLVIRNLSVRNPWYSQNGDGLDLESCKNTLIYNNTFDVGDDAICFKSGKDKDGRERGIPTENAIVKNNTVYHAHGGFVVGSEMSGGVRNVHVSKCTFIGTDVGLRFKSTRGRGGVVENIFISDIDMINIPTEAIRFNMFYGGNSPVLEEDQDASDEARDETIVPVTEETPAFRNIFMKNITATGSGKAGFFMGLPEKSLENVHLENAMLEAKEGITVIDTDGLTLINVKVIAEETSALTIYNSQNVEVKGFAFNENDKKPVRVLGRLSRDIHFDLTDFKSYQDQLTLGKELPKDAVKVQ; from the coding sequence ATGAAAAATACCTTTTATATCCCCTTGATTTTAATAACCCTTGTGGTTAACGTATTTCAGGTCAATGCGCAAAAAATTGCTGGTATTGACCCCGCCCTGTACGAGGGGGTGGAGTTTGACATGCCCAAAGTGAGGCTGCCTTCGTTTCCTGACAAGACGGTAAATATTATGGACTTTGGTGCTAAAGGTAATGGCATGTTTAAAAATACAGAAGCCTTTAAGCAAGCTATTGAACAGCTTAGTCAAGAAGGTGGAGGTAAGATAATTGTGCCCAGAGGAATTTGGCTAACCGGCCCTATTACATTAAAAAGCCATATAAATCTTCACTTGGAAGAAGGAGCTTTAATCTTATTCAGTAGAGATTTTGATGATTATGCGTTGATCAAAACAAGTTTTGAAGGGTTGAATACGGTAAGGTGCGAATCGCCAATCAATGCAGAAGGAGCTGAAAATATAGCCATCACAGGCTCAGGAGTAATTGATGGAAACGGTGATGCTTGGCGACCAGTTAAGAAAGGGAAAATGACCGATAGCCAATGGAAGGCACTGAACAAGTCTGGAGGGGTGCTTTCAGAAGATGGTAAAATCTGGTTTCCAAGTGAATCTTCCAAAAAGGGATATATGAGCAGCACGAACTTCAATGTGCCAGATTTGATATCTCAAGATGAATTGAACTCCGTGAAAGATTTTCTTCGGCCAGTAATGGTGAGCTTAGTGAAATGTAAGCAGGTGCTGTTGGATGGGCCTACCTTCCAGAATTCCCCTGCTTGGAACATTCATCCCTTGATGTGTGAAGATTTGGTCATCAGAAACCTTAGTGTCAGAAACCCTTGGTATAGTCAAAATGGGGATGGGCTTGATTTGGAGAGTTGTAAAAATACCTTGATTTATAATAACACTTTTGATGTAGGTGATGATGCCATCTGTTTCAAATCTGGGAAAGACAAAGATGGGAGAGAGAGAGGAATACCAACCGAGAACGCTATTGTGAAAAATAATACGGTGTATCATGCACATGGTGGTTTTGTGGTAGGAAGTGAAATGTCAGGAGGGGTCAGAAATGTCCATGTGTCTAAATGTACTTTTATCGGAACAGATGTGGGGTTGAGGTTTAAAAGCACTCGTGGTAGAGGAGGCGTAGTTGAGAATATTTTTATTTCAGACATTGATATGATCAATATTCCCACTGAGGCCATACGCTTTAACATGTTTTATGGTGGGAATAGTCCGGTTCTAGAAGAAGATCAAGATGCCTCTGATGAAGCTCGGGACGAAACCATAGTGCCCGTAACAGAAGAGACACCTGCTTTCAGGAATATATTTATGAAGAACATAACGGCAACAGGTTCGGGAAAGGCAGGTTTTTTTATGGGGTTGCCTGAGAAAAGCTTGGAGAATGTTCATTTAGAGAATGCGATGCTTGAAGCAAAGGAGGGAATTACAGTAATTGATACAGATGGTTTGACTTTGATTAATGTAAAAGTAATTGCCGAAGAAACTTCAGCTCTGACAATCTATAACAGCCAAAATGTAGAAGTAAAAGGTTTCGCTTTTAATGAAAATGACAAAAAGCCTGTTCGGGTTTTGGGTAGGTTGAGTCGTGATATCCATTTTGACCTTACTGATTTTAAATCTTATCAGGATCAACTGACATTAGGGAAAGAATTGCCCAAAGATGCCGTTAAAGTTCAATGA
- a CDS encoding rhamnogalacturonan acetylesterase, translated as MKLRLKKYLSFSLILLFLAFLGFRPKEKIVKVYLIGDSTMADYNDDYDPGKDYMKTRYPVTGWGQVFQPFMSKANLSSLRGIIQGDSVLVDDRARGGRSTRTFFEEGRWREVYETLNEGDLVLMQFGHNDAAENKPERYVNIEGYKEYIRLYVNQTRQKKAIPVVLTPVNRNYPWKEGKLQNVHGEYYQAAIEVAEELDALLIDLTQLSMDYFTQKGKEYVTDHYFMNFGPGIYEAYPEGSNDNTHFQPEGAKAVAGLVYQAMTQLKINQ; from the coding sequence ATGAAACTAAGACTGAAGAAATACTTAAGCTTCTCGCTCATTCTTTTGTTTTTAGCTTTTTTGGGATTCAGACCAAAGGAAAAGATTGTCAAGGTTTACCTGATTGGAGATTCAACTATGGCTGATTATAATGATGACTATGATCCTGGGAAAGATTATATGAAAACAAGGTATCCTGTGACGGGATGGGGCCAAGTTTTCCAACCTTTTATGAGTAAGGCGAACTTGTCCAGTCTGAGAGGTATAATTCAAGGGGATTCGGTGCTAGTCGATGATCGAGCGAGGGGAGGAAGAAGTACGAGAACTTTTTTTGAAGAGGGGCGATGGAGAGAAGTTTATGAAACGCTTAATGAGGGGGACTTGGTCTTAATGCAATTTGGACATAATGATGCTGCGGAAAATAAACCAGAGCGGTATGTAAATATCGAGGGCTACAAGGAGTACATCAGACTTTACGTAAACCAAACTAGGCAAAAAAAGGCAATTCCAGTTGTTTTGACCCCGGTTAACAGAAATTACCCTTGGAAAGAAGGGAAGCTTCAAAATGTGCATGGAGAATACTACCAAGCCGCAATAGAAGTAGCAGAAGAATTGGATGCTTTGTTGATTGATCTTACACAATTGTCCATGGATTATTTTACCCAAAAAGGCAAAGAATATGTCACGGATCACTATTTTATGAATTTTGGTCCGGGAATTTACGAGGCTTATCCAGAGGGTAGTAATGACAATACCCATTTTCAGCCTGAAGGGGCCAAAGCGGTAGCCGGACTGGTTTATCAGGCTATGACTCAATTGAAAATTAATCAATAA
- a CDS encoding pectinesterase family protein — protein sequence MIQVINRKGLVLAIFLISTLSHLSFSQHVNSYPKDGKIKDLKGKVQEDIVVAKDGSGDFLYIADALEAIRVYLPKPITVYIKEGVYKEKLEIPGTITNVTFKGDGPDKTIITFDDHTGKNYMDTFDSYTLLVWGNSLMFRDLTIQNTAGSVGQAVALHAEGDRLVFENCHFKGDQDTMFASGENSRQYYKDCYIEGTTDFIFGSATALFENCEIHSKANSYITAASTPDWVDYGYVFKDCRLTAEEGVDRVFLGRPWRDYAQTVFIDCEMGDHIVPEGWHNWGSPEKEKTTFYAEYNSIGPGANVKSRVDWAHKLTDEEALAFTKEHIFKGSGKSVNADGFAWYGYEKDTSFTLNSSYKKYSKNLPDIQPVYAESIGGVQEEMNIPYKNLGYRELQLDVFYPENRASKAIPGILFVHGGGWRSGDRSMQAPMAKALATKGYVTAVMDYRLSLEASYPAGVHDVKDAIKWLKDHAEEFNLDTNKVAISGGSAGGQLAALVGTTNGVKKYEATKGNYKSSSEVHAIIDMDGVLAFHHPESAEGTVAAQWLGGTYSEIPETWDEASALYQVRDGAVPILFINSQYPRFHAGQEDMIRKLDQLGVYSEVHTFPNSPHPYWLFEPWFTPTVNLMDKFLRKIW from the coding sequence ATGATTCAGGTTATAAACAGAAAAGGTCTTGTATTGGCCATCTTTCTGATAAGTACTTTAAGTCATCTCAGCTTTTCCCAACATGTCAATTCCTATCCAAAAGATGGTAAAATCAAGGATCTAAAAGGAAAAGTTCAAGAAGATATAGTAGTGGCTAAGGATGGGTCAGGAGATTTTTTATATATCGCTGATGCATTGGAAGCAATCAGGGTCTATCTTCCAAAACCAATAACCGTCTACATCAAGGAAGGTGTCTATAAAGAAAAGCTTGAAATACCTGGAACCATTACCAATGTTACTTTCAAAGGAGATGGTCCTGATAAAACCATCATTACTTTCGATGATCATACCGGCAAAAATTACATGGATACTTTTGATTCCTATACACTTTTGGTATGGGGCAACAGTTTGATGTTTAGGGACCTGACTATTCAAAATACAGCTGGAAGTGTTGGGCAAGCGGTGGCATTGCATGCTGAGGGAGATCGATTGGTCTTTGAAAATTGTCATTTTAAGGGAGACCAAGATACCATGTTTGCTTCTGGTGAGAATAGCAGACAATACTATAAGGATTGCTATATAGAAGGTACTACTGATTTTATATTTGGATCTGCAACGGCTTTGTTCGAAAATTGTGAAATACATTCTAAAGCCAATTCGTATATCACAGCAGCCTCAACACCTGATTGGGTGGATTATGGTTATGTGTTTAAAGACTGTAGGCTTACTGCCGAGGAAGGTGTCGATAGGGTTTTTTTAGGTCGGCCATGGAGAGATTATGCCCAAACTGTGTTTATCGATTGTGAAATGGGAGACCATATCGTACCTGAGGGCTGGCATAACTGGGGTAGTCCGGAAAAAGAAAAGACTACATTCTATGCCGAATATAATTCTATCGGACCAGGAGCCAATGTGAAGTCAAGGGTAGATTGGGCACATAAGCTTACAGATGAAGAGGCCCTTGCTTTTACCAAAGAACATATTTTTAAGGGGAGTGGTAAGTCAGTAAATGCTGATGGTTTTGCATGGTATGGTTATGAAAAAGATACTTCTTTTACTTTAAATAGTTCGTATAAAAAGTACAGTAAAAACCTTCCTGATATCCAACCGGTTTATGCTGAAAGTATAGGTGGAGTGCAGGAGGAAATGAATATTCCCTATAAAAACCTGGGCTATCGTGAGCTTCAACTGGATGTATTTTATCCAGAAAATAGAGCGTCAAAAGCCATTCCTGGGATATTATTTGTACATGGAGGTGGTTGGAGGTCTGGAGATCGATCCATGCAAGCACCCATGGCCAAAGCATTGGCAACAAAAGGATATGTGACGGCAGTAATGGATTATAGGTTGTCACTGGAAGCATCGTATCCAGCCGGAGTCCATGATGTGAAAGATGCCATAAAATGGCTAAAGGATCATGCAGAAGAGTTTAATTTGGATACCAATAAAGTGGCCATATCAGGAGGGTCAGCCGGAGGGCAGTTGGCTGCCTTGGTTGGGACAACCAATGGCGTGAAGAAATATGAGGCTACTAAAGGCAATTATAAGTCTAGCTCAGAAGTTCATGCCATCATTGATATGGATGGGGTTTTGGCTTTTCATCATCCAGAATCTGCTGAAGGTACAGTGGCTGCTCAATGGCTGGGAGGTACTTATTCAGAAATACCTGAGACTTGGGATGAAGCCTCGGCATTGTATCAGGTACGTGACGGAGCAGTTCCCATATTGTTTATCAACAGTCAGTATCCAAGATTTCATGCAGGGCAAGAGGATATGATAAGAAAGTTGGATCAGTTAGGGGTTTATTCGGAAGTACATACCTTCCCCAATTCGCCGCACCCTTATTGGCTTTTTGAACCTTGGTTCACACCAACAGTAAATTTAATGGATAAGTTTTTAAGAAAAATTTGGTGA
- a CDS encoding glycoside hydrolase 43 family protein, producing MNLNKLIVNVILLTFCFYSVANSQDSEISDVWVSDQGDGTFINPVLHADYSDPDLCRVGADFYMTASSFNAVPGLPILHSNDLVNWTLIGYALDRLTPYDHFSTPQHGNGVWAPSIRYHEGEFYIYWGDPDFGIYMVKTKDPAGDWEEPVLVEAGKGLIDPCPLWDEDGKAYLSHAFAGSRAGIKSVLVVKPLSPDGTKTIGVGKLVFDGHENHPTVEGTKFYKRNGYYYIFAPAGGVSTGWQLILRSKNPYGPYKEHISLAQGNTAINGPHQGGWVELENGENWFLHFQDKEAYGRIVHMQPMFWENNWPTMGEDSDGDGTGQPVLQYKKPNVGKTYPLATPIDTDEFDGSDIGLQWQWHANPKATWAFVNPSQGYLRLYTDQIPEGTKTLWDVPNLLLQKFPAETFTTTTKLTFHPNEKLQNEKTGLLVMGMSYAYLALESQEDGLYLKYVACEDAEHGKPEKETMIKKLSGNTLQLRVEVKEGAICQFSYSENGKKFTEINDEFTAVPGKWIGAKVGLFAVRNSKTNDSGYADVDWFRFTK from the coding sequence ATGAACTTAAATAAACTTATAGTAAATGTTATTTTATTAACTTTTTGTTTCTATTCGGTAGCAAATTCTCAAGACTCCGAAATATCTGACGTTTGGGTTTCGGATCAAGGAGATGGAACTTTTATCAATCCTGTTTTGCATGCTGATTACTCGGATCCTGACCTTTGTAGGGTTGGCGCTGATTTTTATATGACAGCATCAAGCTTTAATGCTGTCCCGGGTTTACCCATATTACACTCAAATGATTTGGTCAACTGGACGTTGATTGGTTATGCGTTGGATAGGTTGACCCCTTATGATCACTTTAGTACACCACAGCACGGCAATGGTGTATGGGCACCATCCATTAGGTATCATGAAGGCGAGTTTTATATTTATTGGGGCGATCCTGATTTTGGGATTTATATGGTAAAAACCAAGGATCCAGCAGGGGATTGGGAAGAGCCAGTTTTGGTAGAGGCAGGAAAAGGGTTGATAGATCCTTGCCCTTTGTGGGATGAGGATGGCAAAGCTTATTTGTCCCATGCTTTTGCTGGAAGTAGGGCAGGCATAAAGAGTGTGTTGGTCGTTAAGCCTTTGAGTCCAGATGGGACCAAAACCATTGGTGTTGGTAAGTTGGTTTTTGATGGCCATGAAAACCATCCAACGGTGGAAGGAACAAAATTCTACAAGAGAAATGGATACTATTATATTTTTGCACCTGCAGGTGGAGTTTCTACTGGTTGGCAGCTGATCTTAAGGTCAAAAAATCCATATGGCCCTTATAAAGAGCATATTTCTTTAGCTCAAGGAAATACAGCAATCAATGGACCTCATCAAGGAGGTTGGGTTGAATTGGAGAATGGGGAAAATTGGTTTTTGCACTTCCAAGATAAAGAGGCTTATGGTAGAATTGTACACATGCAACCCATGTTTTGGGAGAATAATTGGCCTACTATGGGAGAGGACTCAGATGGAGATGGGACTGGCCAGCCGGTATTACAATACAAGAAACCAAATGTTGGGAAAACATATCCTTTAGCTACACCAATTGATACTGATGAATTTGATGGGAGTGACATTGGCCTCCAATGGCAATGGCATGCTAATCCCAAGGCAACATGGGCCTTCGTGAATCCTTCCCAAGGATATCTAAGATTATACACCGACCAAATTCCAGAAGGAACCAAGACCCTTTGGGATGTCCCTAATTTGTTACTTCAGAAGTTTCCTGCCGAAACCTTTACAACTACGACCAAGTTGACTTTTCACCCTAATGAAAAGCTGCAAAATGAAAAAACAGGATTGTTGGTGATGGGGATGAGCTATGCGTACCTCGCACTGGAAAGCCAAGAAGATGGCCTTTATCTAAAATATGTAGCGTGTGAGGATGCGGAACATGGTAAACCAGAAAAGGAAACAATGATCAAGAAACTTTCCGGGAATACACTACAGCTTAGGGTAGAGGTGAAAGAAGGTGCCATTTGTCAATTTAGCTATAGTGAAAACGGAAAGAAATTCACAGAAATCAATGACGAATTTACAGCTGTTCCGGGCAAATGGATTGGTGCGAAAGTAGGCCTGTTTGCAGTTAGAAATTCAAAAACCAATGACTCAGGTTATGCTGACGTAGATTGGTTTAGGTTTACAAAATAA